ATCTCCTATAAAGTTCGAATTTctgccacccttcaagggtcccaactATCAAATCAAACACCTCTCAATCATTCAAATCATTTCCGataacaaattatttcaaaatcaaacaattaccaatatcaaatcttttcccaaaaccaaccaacttCAATAGCAAATTATTAATAACAGCTAAACCACATATATTGTACCATATACACAATCCATCAATTATTCACTCAgttcattcctatcttaaggtcatctagcctaagttttcacatgacattaaacattaactacgagaaaccaaaaccataccttcgtACGAAATCAAAAATATTCGGAGTTCTGGAGAAACTTTCTGACCGAGCTATCGAAGAAAAAAACATCCAGAATCGTCTGTGCCTCCTAAAACTCCCGTTGGCTAAACCCAAAGAATAAAAGAGTTACGTCATCTTCAATTTTCACCGATCAAAAGTGGTGCCAACGTGTAGAGGAGGAGGATACGAATACTTTTActggattagattttttattgcaGTTACGAATCGTAAGAAATCGAAGCCGGAAGTTTAACGGGATTTACGTTCTCTCGCTCCTCTCCTCTCGGTTACTCTTCTCTCTCGCCTCTCATTCctgtatatacatacatatatatatatggtggcgcaagtataataaaaataatgaagtAAATATTACTTAATTTCTTCAGTTGATACTATTATATATAGCTAATGATATAATAAGACTATAATAATACTCATACctagatattatatatatgttcattctaataattaataaaaatggttctattatactagcccaagcccatactattaattaaagtaaccctagtacatttttcaaatatttgtttCAAACTATCATAGGCATGGCgccacttttctctctcttttagtgattcccaaacttttggtcttctactcttctcattctaattttctttccataccaaaacaagacatatgaagaaaaaccattgaagagaagtgaacaacaaaatattaaccattgaatgcacaacaaagattcaaagaggtatatttcaattttttttaagttaatgacaatgtcaagtattatttacattatttatttaaaataattaatttatttttttttataatggacagtgttcaaagattgaagtgaggacaaaactcaatagaattatttttttgtgagacttggaacaaaaaataatcaggtaaatcaataactttatttttggttattatatatttgtgtttctaaaattatttgttattgctcaataggtttaatatttttttttaagaaaataatatatatgcaattatttttgttttttttgttagatagttcaagttaagttaaaaatgtcaaagatgaaaacaattcactcatttttcaagagaaaagagagaatatatgatgaacaaaattcagcttcagattctttgagtaatgttcaaaatattattgaacaaCCTGTGACACAACTTGTTGAGCAAGATATTCAACCCCTGCTTCCAAAATAGCAAGGACTGAAATAGATCAAGTTAATATTGATACATTGATGCGTGATCCCGGAAAGCGTCCGCAAATTTGGAATTAtcctatcaatcaacaagatgAAATCCGTAGAGCATACATAAAGTTTGGACCATAAAGTTTTAGTATGTAGTTGAACattgacttttatataatataattacttttttgatatatatgctacaaatcatattttgttaattttttgttatattttatatttaattgccCCCCTCTTATAAAATTTCTGATTCCGCCACTGATCATGGAGAACTGTAGCAGCGAACAGTAACAGCATCTTCAACTTCTCCAGGAGTGACTCGTCAAGGTGGCTGCCCCGGAGGAATTCTAGAACAGCAGGAGAAACTATAGCGTCTACACGTCCCAACGCAACTTGCATTGCGGCAGACACAAATGAACCAATCCAATCAATGTTTTGCTTGCTCATGATGGAAAGGTCGGTAACAACGCGATAACCTAAACAGTGAAAGGAGTGTAACGACTGGTGTCTGTTATTCAGAACTCCCTCCTTTGTTGTGACACggacaaaagagaaaatatcaAGGTGTTTTGAACAGTGAAGGGAATGTAATGCCTTTCAGCTTCAGGCAAAAGTCGTCGACGACTTGGGGGGtcattcttttttagttttttgtctttcattatttatttatttattttttatgactatttatttatattttatattgccGCGTTCTTGGAATCCAGCTAGCTGAACATATATATTATCACGATGCATAATTATCTTTCATTACTTTTTTGACGCCCGCCGTATAATTGTCCGTCCTGGAGCAGGAAATCATTCTTTGATACCCTTATTTTTTGTAGAGACAttaaaagatgttttttttctaaaaaaattttcaagttttcaaagaaGTTGAGGCTTGAGTTGGAAGGAAGGTTAAGACTCGGGTGGTTGTGGCCGAGACCGAGACGAATAACACCATCCTTGGAGAGATGgattttttagtatttgtttgTCTGGCTAAATAATAGGTAGATTTAAAAATGGAGTTATAGTCTAGAGTTTCTTGTTGTAAATATGTCGAAAGAAATAAAACATGTGAATATGAGGGATATGGTTTAGGATACATGGATAATGGGTCTATAACCAGTGTTTGAGGTACACCTGCTTTGTTTTTGTCCGTCTCAATTTGTCGAAGTTGGGCTATGACTTGATCCAGTTCTCTATTTTTCTTGTGGAATTCTGGGCCAAAGTATCTATTATCAATATAGGTTTTGAGTTCTTGATCAAGTTGAAAGGCCTGTGCAGAGAGCTGATCTTTGAGCTCAGCAACTTGCTCTGCCACAGAACCTAGTTGTGCTGAGAGACCTTCAATTTTTTTCACGAGAGCATCAAGAGTGTGATCTATTCGGAGTAATACGTTATTTTGGCTGACTGTATTATCTGTGTGCCAATTAAGTACTTCTTCTTGAGGAGTTGTTGATTGATGTCCATGTGGAGTAATTCCTTGAGAAATTACATAAGGTCTTCTAGTGATTTTCTTTTCATCAGTCTGGGTCACTAAAGGTGAAAATTCTTCCTCATAAGATCTGAGAGTAGCAATGCATGTGATTGTATTGACTGGCCAATAAAGATAATCCATAGAGTTTTTTCGAGACAATCTTGTCTTCCTGAGCATTGGTTTCTTCTTGAGCATTGGTGTTGTATCCGCATCATCAGGGGGCTCGAGCCTTTTATAAGAGCAAGGAGCTTGTagtgactttttctttttcttgtcccTCCGCCGCCTAGCATAAACTTCATCATCAGTGTCACTCCATTGGTTAGCACAGTCATAGTCAGAATCACACATGGAGGGATCAACATCCCAGATGAAGTGGCCATTTATATGAGAAACATAAATAGGTTTTCCATTCTCATAGAAGTGCACAGGTGGATCATGTTGATCGTGAGTTGTTTGCACTTGAACGGGAGAGATCATATTAATCCTTCTGAAGGATGATTCTCGCAATGAAGTTTGCTTGATCATTCCAAGTCTCTGAAAAATAGTAATCACCATTCCATCACTATTATGAGTAATAGTTGGAGGTGTAGTAGTATGAACATCAActtgttcttttgaaaaagCTTTCTCGTAATCAGTAATCCATTCCAATGGAATGATAGAAGAAAGTTCATCAGTAGTGATCATTCTTGAAATATTTACAATTGCTAGCCCTCTAGCATTATCTATGAACATAAATAATGCTTCTCCTGTAGTGTTTGGGAGATTGAAATCAAGGGCATGGTCTTGAACTCTGTAGAGGACTTNNNNNNNNNNNNNNNNNNNNNNNNNNNNNNNNNNNNNNNNNNNNNNNNNNNNNNNNNNNNNNNNNNNNNNNNNNNNNNNNNNNNNNNNNNNNNNNNNNNNNNNNNNNNNNNNNNNNNNNNNNNNNNNNNNNNNNNNNNNNNNNNNNNNNNNNNNNNNNNNNNNNNNNNNNNNNNNNNNNNNNNNNNNNNNNNNNNNNNNNNNNNNNNNNNNNNNNNNNNNNNNNNNNNNNNNNNNNNNNNNNNNNNNNNNNNNNNNNNNNNNNNNNNNNNNNNNNNNNNNNNNNNNNNNNNNNNNNNNNNNNNNNNNNNNNNNNNNNNNNNNNNNNNNNNNNNNNNNNNNNNNNNNNNNNNNNNNNNNNNNNNNNNNNNNNNNNNNNNNNNNNNNNNNNNNNNNNNNNNNNNNNNNNNNNNNNNNNNNNNNNNNNNNNNNNNNNNNNNNNNNNNNNNNNNNNNNNNNNNNNNNNNNNNNNNNNNNNNNNNNNNNNNNNNNNNNNNNNNNNNNNNNNNNNNNNNNNNNNNNNNNNNNNNNNNNNNNNNNNNNNNNNNNNNNNNNNNNNNNNNNNNNNNNNNNNNNNNNNNNNNNNNNNNNNNNNNNNNNNNNNNNNNNNNNNNNNNNNNNNNNNNNNNNNNNNNNNNNNNNNNNNNNNNNNNNNNNNNNNNNNNNNNNNNNNNNNNNNNNNNNNNNNNNNNNNNNNNNNNNNNNNNNNNNNNNNNNNNNNNNNNNNNNNNNNNNNNNNNNNNNNNNNNNNNNNNNNNNNNNNNNNNNNNNNNNNNNNNNNNNNNNNNNNNNNNNNNNNNNNNNNNNNNNNNNNNNNNNNNNNNNNNNNNNNNNNNNNNNNNNNNNNNNNNNNNNNNNNNNNNNNNNNNNNNNNNNNNNNNNNNNNNNNNNNNNNNNNTTaatactatgtacagtaaaaaattgatattatcgaagaataaaattaaaatttatttctatgtatcgtttttgtcctcaACGTTTTAGTCCTATTTacgtccctaacgtttaaaaatcgtctcaattttgtcccgccgttaattttattaacggatccctaacggcaggacaacattgagtcaatttaaaaatgttagggacgtaaataggacgattgaaacgttagggacaatttTGAGATTTACCCCaaatgttggggacaaaaacaatactttactctaataataataataataagaatttgattaaatttaaattattataaaattaattcgattactgataataaaaataattttctaaaaataaggaactctaattttataaaataaattataacttatttatatttatatttttaaaattgagggTTGTTACAACCATCTGGTGAGGAAGTTCCTTGTTGCTACAGTTGTCGCTGCTCTTCATTGGTTTCTAGTTTCTTCTGGTTATGCTGCTTCTGCTTCTGATGATCAATTCTTCTGGTTTCtgttcttttgttgttgttgttcttctgaTTCCATTATCGATTGTTTTTTTTGAGTTTCGAGTTATGGGCTTTTGTTTTCTGAGTTTTGAGTTCTgagttttgatgatgatgatgatgattttttgaGTTCTGGgttcttgttgttcttttattgttgttgttctgCTTCTAgcttcttttgttgttgttcttttgaGTTCAGATGATGATTTTCTGAGttttgataatgatgatgattttctGAGTTATGAGTTCATTGGTGTTGTTTCTTTTATGCTTCTATTCTGCTTCAGCTTCTGGTTCAGCTTCTGCTTTTGATTGATTTGGGGAAGAAGGGGGAATCGTATTTTCATCtgaaggacgattttaaaacaaactgaaaccttcgggaccattttgtagcgaaaaaaaggttggagacaaaataaattttcggccTTTACATTAGGGACTAAAATCGCACTTAACccataaaattattctaaacgTAAAAATTATAACCTGTTAACATCTAGAACTGGCAGGTGCAAAATCTTTTGCCTAGATCGATAACTATGTTTGTTGGGTGTTCATGGATCTCAAAATTTTCATAGTCTTCATCTCCATCCAAGGTAGAGAAAATCGAGATTTTACGTGAAatcgaaaaagtaaataaaaaagtaaaatgtaAAAGCTTAACAAGATTTAAATCGTAGGTGGAAGTTTTCTGACGTGGCTGTTCAACTTTACATTGTTCTTTGCAATGGACCTCATAACAAACATCCTTACCTCTTCAAGCAATGTGATGATTCGCTTGCTCCTAACCTCTTTGATCCGTGCGTTGAAGACCTCACATGCATTGTTGCATATATTATCCAGCTTTGGCCTGTGGCTAAATTGAGACTTTTTTGggaatagttattttttaatttataattaaaaaaatctttgttAAATATGGCTTATTCCGGTGTACCTGTGTATTTTTAGAGACGATAACAATGGTTATCATTGTTAAAtatggtttatttttttaatttataattaaaaaatcctTGGAGAAGTCATGCTTGTTGTCCGTGTATTTTTGTGTATTCCTATATATTGTTTGTAGATTTATATACTATTTGGAGATGATGATAATAGATTAAAAAcgcaaaattgaaaaaaaacttaaaaagggAGTTCGCCGGAAATTAGGCAAACTTGTCAATTTTTATAGAGTTTGCCGGGTCCGACGAATTTGCTTAAATGCCAAAAAAATCGTATttgagaaattaaaatttaaaaatcatattggggaaataataaatttttttattttataaataaaaaaacctgATTTATCAGAATTTCACacctaataatataatataaaaaaaaagttcctTAAAAGTTTATAAAGATATACTACTCTCTCTCACTCACGGCGCAAAAAGCCACAAACTCCTCTCTCACTCATGCAGTCGAAGAATAAAACCTTCTAGCAGTCGCGTGTGTTCCGTCGCAATTTGTCAGCCTCCATCCGTTCTCACTTCTCAGCgcttttgtgttttgttgttcTTAGCCTCGTTGTACTCTATCGCAGTTCGTCGGCTGTCCAATCATGCAACGTCCAGCCTCTCCGTCAGTCCAGTCTCTTCGCCTCCGTCGCTGCATCTTTCAATCTCTTAgatagcgtttgttttgaggtatcgAGATGGAGACTGAGACTCAATGTCATATTTGTTGGCTCAGGTACTAAAATTTATAGTTTTGCCCCTAAATTTCACTATTTCAGTACCTCAAAAAAGTGGAAACACATGTAACTGAAATTTTTGGGatagagactgaaactttaataacattttatacctaaaatacccacaattcaattaattaattctaacttTATCAtttatgcaaattaaattagagtttcattatTTCTTCCATTTTACACCAAACACAATATTGAGAGTTATTTCAGTCTTTGTCTCTTAGTCTCTCTTCTAAATGCTACcttaagatttttgaattttttttaattctatttttaaattctttttatttgtcaTAATTTGTTGTTATGATTTTGCTTTATAAATTCCAttgtaaaaattttcaaagtcctaggattttgatttttttagttcTGTTTATTTCTCATAATTTGTTTTCACAATTCtagttttaatttgattatttgttACGTGCTGATTTTTGTTAGGATTATTATTTGCCGATAGCTTTGAGTATTTAATTTCATTGTTTGTGTTCTTGTTGAATTTAATCTAATTATTTAGAATATCATAATTAGGGaacaaaatcagaaaaatatcaaagaggattagaaaaaaattaatctacGAGCGTACTCTTTGTAATtacagatgaaaaatataaataataaaaataatatttttttagatttttcgtTTCTTCCCTAAATTCTTTATACCATGTTAACatagttttttttaatcttttttaatatttttttattttgtttcctaATTATGCTGATTCTTGTTAGGATTATTTGCTGATGGCTCGTTACCTGTaatttttgttgtaatttttcGTTCTTGCTTCTGTTTATATAAAACCAATTCTAACcacttaattttttgttttttgttatttattttttgttatatacaGTATACAATGTATTTATAAACGaggttcttttaattttattgttttatttttttagtaggTTGAATTTTTAGACATCTGTTGGCGACACAATGATAAAGAAGTTGTGATCCGTAGAGTAATAAGAAATTGGaaatatatgatacataattTGAAGGAttggacaaaaaaaaatataaattttttttgttgtattttataatgatttatttttccttctaaAAGTTTAgtctatattttgtttaaatatgTGTTTCTGCTAGAAATTGGAAAATATATCATTCTTAAGAGCTATCTGTACCGTTTTAAGAAAAATTTCCAATAATTCTTAAAGGTTTATATGGGATATCTTTATAGTATTCTTCCTTTcatctaatataaatttttgtgttttgtttgaAACAGACATTGAGATGTCTTTATTTATTGTGTTCTAATTAAATCGATTGAGTGTTTGTTTGGGGCTATTATttggataaaaaattttttattgaaaaaagattttttttattttttaatgggtttgataaattttttgtaataaaaataaaaacacaaaaaaaataaaaaaatattttttttgagaagttgtaatttacatctttttttaaaagatattttttcattaaaaaaagatgttttttatgtaataaataaacaaaaaagtacttttatattgttatatctAAACATAGTGCATGTTTGGGcaccattattttgttaaaaaaagatctttttttaataaaaaaatatattttttaattttttaacgtgtttgacaaatttctagtagtaaaaataaaagcactagtaaaatcaaaaaaagatctttcttgagaagttgtaatttacatcttttcttaaaagattttttttcttaaaaaaagatgttttttatgtaataaataaacaaaaagtacttttatattgttatacccaaacataattgatagatagaaagacctttttacataaaatatccaaacataaaattacttttacttttctataagatcttttaaaaaaagataatttaaacaaaatcttttcttaGAAACTCACCCAAATAAACCCataattgatatttaaaaagatttttttgcatgagatatttaaatataaaattatttttacttttctataaaaacttttaaaaaaaataacttaaatttttttttaaaaatttatccaaACAAATCTTGAATCTCGTTGAATTTTGATCAAAtcattaaactaataaattagttattttactGATTCTTAACCGATTTGGTTCTCTCAATTGTTCACCCGCAAAAGGaaacaatttaaattaaagtttatCCATGGTGATTATTAAGACTTGTTTGAGAAATTTTaagagttattattttttttgacttataaaaaaaatagtattaatattttgtataatttttaaaattaaattataattttttaaaaaattatttaagtgtttataaaaaaattaaaaaataattttttataataaaaattaattaaactgttTATTTAAATTGGatctaattatattattaattattaaatagtaatatttaatatttattagctaGCTCACAAAACCCTAACTAAACCCTCCCTGGCAACCACAACAACCATCACCATCGCCGCCGGCGCCATGGACTTCACTCCGCCGCCGATCGAAGACGGTTTCACGGCGGAGAAGCTATTCAACCAGGGCTTCTCCTACACCTACGACGACGTCATCTTCCTCCCTCACTACATCGACTTCCCGGCGGAGGCCGTCGATCTCTCCTCCCGCATCTCCCGCAACGTCCCTCTCTCCGTCCCATTCGTTGCTTCTCCGATGGACACCGTTTCCGAGTCCGCCATGGGCGCCGCCATGGCCTCTCTCGGGGCCATCGCCATTATCCACTCCAACATCTCCCCCGCCACCCAGGCCGCCGTCATCCGCTCCGCCAAGTCCCGCCGCGTTCCCATCCTCTCCCACCCGGTCTTCCTCCCTCCCTCAGCTTACATCGACTCCCTGGACGACTTCGCCGATTCTCCCTTCATCCTCGTCACGGAGTCCGGCAACTCTAAGTCCAAACTACTCGGCTACGTGTCAAAAGAAGATTACACGAATCAAAGCGACAAGAGCTTGAAAGTTCGCGATTACATGGCTCCCTCGACACCTGTTACGGTGCCCTGGAGCCATGACTTGAAGGCAAGGACGAATACTTTGCTCTCATTAAGTAAAATCTTTTGGTGTTGTCTTTGTTTACATTGTCTTAGTTTTTCTGCCTCCCTTACTTTTTGAAGGAAATTGACAAGGTCTTGGAGGAGAAGAAGGCGAATTTCGTTGGGCTGGTGAAAGACAACGAGATGGTTGATGTGGTTACCAAGGATGATGTTGAGAAGGTTAAAGGGTACCCAAAGCTGGCAGGGCCTGGGTCGGTGGGTGCCGACGGGGAATGGATGGTTGGGGCGGCGATAGGGACGAGGGAGCAAGACAAGGAGAGGTTGGAGCACTTGGTGAAGGCCGGGGTGAATGTGGTGATTCTTGACAGCTCACAGGGTAATTCTAGTTACCAATTGGAGATGATCAAGTATGTGAAGAAGGTGTACCCGGAACTGGATGTGGTTGGTGGGAACGTGGTCACTATGTACCAGGCTGAGAATTTGATCCAAGCTGGTGTTGATGGATTGAGGGTTGGTATGGGGTCTGGTTCAATTTGCACCACACAGGAGGTTTGTGCAGTTGGGCGTGGTCAGGTATGAacgttattttgttttattttatttgtcaattTGGTGCTATCTTTGATCTTTGCTGCCTGTGTTGGTGTTTGTTGATGGCCTGGAGTTTTGAGCTGTTTGTTAGATATGAGTTTAGATTGTGATAAATTTTGATAGTTTTTATGTTTTGAGAAGGTTTGGTTCAGTGATTAGGTTGAGCTTAATTGCAGAAGAGATCTTGCTACTCAATTGTAAGGATTGTACAGTATTAACTTATTAAATGATTAGAATTGCATTTTGTTTGAACAGTGTTGACTTATTGAATAGTATTCAGTGATTGGGATTACATTTTGCTTTAGATGGTGATGATTTTCTTATGGAATGACGAAGTTTAAGTAGTTTTGACTTTGTATAGATTATTGTATTTAAGTGTTTGGGAATTTTCAGCCCTGCTTTCTACCCTGTTCTCAATTATATGTTCTGGCTTGCAGGTGCTAAGTTGTTAATATTGACTTCATGCTTTTCAGGCAACTGCAGTTTACAAGGTTGCATCTATTGCTTATAAAAGCGGTGTTCCTGTGATTGCCGATGGTGGCATCTCAAACTCTGGGCATATTGTCAAGGCTTTGTCATTGGGAGCATCTACAGTTATGATGGGAAGCTTCTTAGCTGGTAGCAACGAGGCTCCCGGAGCTTATGAATATCAGGTATGAATAAAAAACTGGGTCAAGCTCTGCAACAATAGCTGTGATATAATGTGGATCAGTGTgatgataaaagaaaatttactgCTTAGAAAAAAGATGAAATTGTAAGAGCATCAAAACTCTATGCTTAGaggaaaaatatttatatatttatttatttttgtatttggtGTTGACACTGAAATGGCAGATGAGTAATTGGGAAGAAACTTTAGGagtaattcatgattaatattTGTTTCAAGACCTTGGTGTACTTAAAGTGAAAAGATTGCAATGTTTTCGATATTTGACTTGGTCATTCTAGTTCTAACAAATAAAGTCTTGAGCTATTCTTCTTCCTTGCCTTTGGTTAATATGCATAATTGATTTTTACTTCACCAGAATGGTCAACGAGTAAAGAAGTATAGAGGAATGGGTTCACTAGAAGCTATGACTAAAGGAAGTGATCAAAGATATTTGGGTGACACTGCAAAACTAAAAATTGCTCAGGGGGTTGTTGGAGCTGTTAAAGATAAGGGTTCTGTTTTGAAGTTCCTACCATACACCATGCAAGCTGTCAAGCAAGGGTTTCAAGATATCGGTGCCAACTCTCTGCAGTCTGCTCATGACCTCCTCAGATCCAAGGTGTTAAGGCTAGAGGTACGGTTATCGTTTCTTGTTGTCTTCATCATTTCTGCACTAAATACACTAGTTCTCTACagggtttttttatttttaattatttttattgttttcaaaCCAAACAAAGGGAAAAGGAGTAAAAAACATTTGTgttaaatttttgcattttcctAGAACACATTTAATGCATGTTTTGAGATTATTTACGGCATTTTTGGATTTGTACAACTTCCTAACATTATAGATTGAAGTGAGTGGTTTGTAAATGTGCTCCAGAAGCAAGAAATTATTTTACCTCATATTTTAGGTTTTGTTCTCTTTTTGCTCGGAAGAGTTGTTCCCATACAAGTTAGGATTCAA
This portion of the Arachis duranensis cultivar V14167 chromosome 6, aradu.V14167.gnm2.J7QH, whole genome shotgun sequence genome encodes:
- the LOC107495356 gene encoding inosine-5'-monophosphate dehydrogenase translates to MDFTPPPIEDGFTAEKLFNQGFSYTYDDVIFLPHYIDFPAEAVDLSSRISRNVPLSVPFVASPMDTVSESAMGAAMASLGAIAIIHSNISPATQAAVIRSAKSRRVPILSHPVFLPPSAYIDSLDDFADSPFILVTESGNSKSKLLGYVSKEDYTNQSDKSLKVRDYMAPSTPVTVPWSHDLKEIDKVLEEKKANFVGLVKDNEMVDVVTKDDVEKVKGYPKLAGPGSVGADGEWMVGAAIGTREQDKERLEHLVKAGVNVVILDSSQGNSSYQLEMIKYVKKVYPELDVVGGNVVTMYQAENLIQAGVDGLRVGMGSGSICTTQEVCAVGRGQATAVYKVASIAYKSGVPVIADGGISNSGHIVKALSLGASTVMMGSFLAGSNEAPGAYEYQNGQRVKKYRGMGSLEAMTKGSDQRYLGDTAKLKIAQGVVGAVKDKGSVLKFLPYTMQAVKQGFQDIGANSLQSAHDLLRSKVLRLEVRTGAAQVEGGIHGLVSYEKKYF